Proteins found in one Pseudochaenichthys georgianus chromosome 13, fPseGeo1.2, whole genome shotgun sequence genomic segment:
- the ccdc9 gene encoding coiled-coil domain-containing protein 9 isoform X1 has protein sequence MSSAVDLKTKEEKDAELDRRIDALRKKNEALVKRYQEIEEDKKKAEQEGIAVTTQRKPRPHEPEADRRKTDKENFTVTVDLSKQTGDKRVVNDWKPVTPRARKTSEESDAQRWPSDAQRWPSEGHRGPNESHRGPSEGHRGPNESHRGPSEGHRRGPNESHRGPSEGHRRGPGEGQRGQSDGHREPDDSPQGGPSEGQRRPNSEHSPQRKMGSGRMSRGGQRGGCQERREWEPRTPREGEPGEAGGPGRRGGGRRGRGGGEGRGRGGGEGTPGGTPGGTPGGTPGGPDRKSKEWEEKRRQNIEKMNEEMEKIAEYERGQQADGDKPLRNFLDDPRRSGPVPDIDRKDGSRRHVRNWGGLDFDNVKTGGEMEKEWTSRRPGPKDSTDMTMSMTGRERAEYVRWKKEREEIDEERLARHRNATGQWKREWDAQKTENMFKEDPYVTSESSTTEQGSRRARGRNSRTEPRGRASDDSKRPPQTPTFGDFTSQGRTPGPRGDRGRGKGRGQRASYSMHDNRWEGDKEEEEEKEKEDKTKREQRAKKNEKEAEKSKSPPTQKVEVKDGDGEDDDEEWEDASGGEDDEGSDSEQDSRGDEKKDVGREKQTKSKDNSPKPRSRPTSAGSPKEQRPPRPKVHIPPPTVQESPEGGKPLSPFLPLESHQPVSDWGEEMEMLSPRSSMGGESPLKPPSVEASPPQKKELEKELEKELEEELEKELEKEKELEEEQEGQTERAEPQQEENTALDISSPSEKSVIVSEPDSDPTESPAALPSDPAPSQVHEVAETVLEETPAALTKAEKLDSPPAALQAEQSSSGSPGEKDEDTTPAGREDAPAAETEESSQQTPSG, from the exons ATG TCTTCAGCGGTGGATCTCAAGACTAAAGAGGAGAAGGATGCCGAGTTGGACAGACGGATCGATGCCCTGAGGAAGAAGAATGAAGCTCTGGTCAAGAGGTATCAG GAAATTGAAGAAGACAAGAAGAAAGCAGAGCAGGAGGGTATCGCCGTGACAACCCAGCGTAAACCTCGCCCACACGAGCCAGAGGCAGACAGGAGGAAGACGGACAAAGAGAACTTCACCGTCACAGTCGACCTCTCTAAGCAGACAGGG GACAAGAGAGTCGTAAACGATTGGAAACCTGTAACGCCTCGAGCTCGGAAGACCTCAGAGGAGAGTGATGCCCAGCGATGGCCCAGTGACGCCCAGCGATGGCCCAGCGAGGGCCACCGGGGGCCCAATGAGAGTCACCGGGGGCCCAGCGAGGGCCACCGGGGGCCCAATGAGAGTCACCGGGGGCCCAGCGAGGGCCACCGCCGGGGGCCCAATGAGAGTCACCGGGGGCCCAGTGAGGGCCACCGCCGTGGGCCCGGTGAGGGCCAACGAGGGCAGAGCGACGGGCACAGGGAGCCAGATGACAGCCCCCAAGGAGGTCCCAGTGAAGGCCAGCGGCGGCCGAACAGCGAGCACAGCCCCCAGAGGAAGATGGGGTCAGGACGAATGAGTCGGGGAGGTCAGAGAGGGGGGTGCCAGGAGAGGAGAGAATGGGAGCCCAGGACACCCAGAGAGGGAGAACCTGGGGAGGCGGGAGGACCGGGAcgcagaggaggagggaggagaggaagaggaggaggagaaggaagggggagggggggaggagaaggaacaCCAGGTGGGACACCAGGTGGGACACCAGGTGGGACACCAGGTGGCCCAGACAGGAAATCCAAG GAGTGGGAAGAGAAGAGGAGACAGAACATTGAGAAGATGAACGAAGAAATGGAGAAAATAGCAGAATATGAGAGAGGACAGCAG GCGGATGGAGACAAGCCGCTCCGTAACTTCCTGGATGACCCGAGACGTTCAGGCCCAGTGCCAGACATAGACCGCAAGGATGGCAGCCGGAGACATGTGCGGAACTGGGGGGGGCTGGACTTTGATAACGTCAAGACAGGAGGCGAGATGGAGAAAGAGTGGACT AGTCGGAGGCCCGGTCCCAAAGACTCTACGGACATGACCATGTCTATGACCGGCCGGGAGAGAGCCGAGTACGTCCGCTGGAAGAAGGAGCGCGAGGAGATTGACGAAGAGAGACTCGCACGGCATCGTAACGCCACGGGCCAGTGGAAACGGGAGTGGGACGCACAGAAGACAGAGAACAT GTTTAAGGAAGACCCATATGTAACCTCAGAGAGCAGCACAACCGAGCAGGGCAGCAGGAGAg CCCGGGGGCGTAACTCTCGAACAGAGCCTCGGGGCAGGGCCTCAG ACGACAGTAAGCGGCCTCCTCAAACTCCAACGTTTGGTGACTTCACGTCTCAGGGCCGGACCCCGGGGCCACGGGGGGACCGCGGCAGAGGGAAGGGCCGAGgacagagggccagctacag CATGCATGACAACCGCTGGGAGGGAGacaaagaagaagaggaggagaaagagaaggaaGACAAGACGAAGAGAGAGCAGAGGGCTAAAAAGAACGAGAAGGAGGCAGAAAAATCCAAATCTCCTCCAACACAGAAG GTGGAGGTGAAGGACGGAGACGGAGAAGACGACGATGAAGAGTGGGAGGATGCCAGTGGTGGAGAAGATGACGAAGGCAGCGACTCAGAACAGGACTCCAGAGGCGATGAGAAGAAAGACGTCGGGAGAGAGAAACAAACCAAGAGCAAAGACAACTCCCCCAAGCCTCGCTCACGACCAACATCAGCAGGAAGCCCCAAAGAGCAGCGCCCCCCCAGGCCGAAGGTCCACATCCCCCCACCAACAGTTCAGGAGTCCCCGGAGGGAGGAAAGCCCCTCAGCCCCTTCCTCCCTCTGGAGAGCCACCAGCCTGTTTCAGACTGGGGGGAGGAGATGGAGATGCTGTCGCCCCGGAGCAGCATGGGAGGCGAGAGCCCCCTGAAACCCCCTAGCGTGGAGGCCAGCCCACCCCAGAAGAAGGAGCTGGAGAAGGAGCTGGagaaggagctggaggaggagctggagaaggagctggagaaggagaaggagctggaggaggagcaggagggacAGACTGAACGTGCTGAGCCACAGCAGGAGGAGAACACAG CCCTAGATATCTCCTCTCCTTCAGAAAAGTCTGTCATAGTGTCAGAACCAGACTCCGACCCCACAGAATCCCCCGCTGCACTGCCATCTGACCCCGCCCCCTCTCAGGTCCATGAGGTTGCAGAGACGGTGCTCGAGGAAACCCCTGCTGCTCTAACAAAAG CTGAGAAACTGGACTCCCCTCCAGCCGCCCTGCAGGCTGAGCAGAGCTCCTCTGGATCACCTGGAGAGAAAGATGAGGACACGACGCCCGCTGGGAGGGAAGACGCTCCTGCAGCAGAGACAGAGGAGTCCTCCCAGCAGACGCCCTCAG
- the ccdc9 gene encoding coiled-coil domain-containing protein 9 isoform X2, with translation MSSAVDLKTKEEKDAELDRRIDALRKKNEALVKRYQEIEEDKKKAEQEGIAVTTQRKPRPHEPEADRRKTDKENFTVTVDLSKQTGDKRVVNDWKPVTPRARKTSEESDAQRWPSDAQRWPSEGHRGPNESHRGPSEGHRGPNESHRGPSEGHRRGPNESHRGPSEGHRRGPGEGQRGQSDGHREPDDSPQGGPSEGQRRPNSEHSPQRKMGSGRMSRGGQRGGCQERREWEPRTPREGEPGEAGGPGRRGGGRRGRGGGEGRGRGGGEGTPGGTPGGTPGGTPGGPDRKSKEWEEKRRQNIEKMNEEMEKIAEYERGQQADGDKPLRNFLDDPRRSGPVPDIDRKDGSRRHVRNWGGLDFDNVKTGGEMEKEWTSRRPGPKDSTDMTMSMTGRERAEYVRWKKEREEIDEERLARHRNATGQWKREWDAQKTENMFKEDPYVTSESSTTEQGSRRDDSKRPPQTPTFGDFTSQGRTPGPRGDRGRGKGRGQRASYSMHDNRWEGDKEEEEEKEKEDKTKREQRAKKNEKEAEKSKSPPTQKVEVKDGDGEDDDEEWEDASGGEDDEGSDSEQDSRGDEKKDVGREKQTKSKDNSPKPRSRPTSAGSPKEQRPPRPKVHIPPPTVQESPEGGKPLSPFLPLESHQPVSDWGEEMEMLSPRSSMGGESPLKPPSVEASPPQKKELEKELEKELEEELEKELEKEKELEEEQEGQTERAEPQQEENTALDISSPSEKSVIVSEPDSDPTESPAALPSDPAPSQVHEVAETVLEETPAALTKAEKLDSPPAALQAEQSSSGSPGEKDEDTTPAGREDAPAAETEESSQQTPSG, from the exons ATG TCTTCAGCGGTGGATCTCAAGACTAAAGAGGAGAAGGATGCCGAGTTGGACAGACGGATCGATGCCCTGAGGAAGAAGAATGAAGCTCTGGTCAAGAGGTATCAG GAAATTGAAGAAGACAAGAAGAAAGCAGAGCAGGAGGGTATCGCCGTGACAACCCAGCGTAAACCTCGCCCACACGAGCCAGAGGCAGACAGGAGGAAGACGGACAAAGAGAACTTCACCGTCACAGTCGACCTCTCTAAGCAGACAGGG GACAAGAGAGTCGTAAACGATTGGAAACCTGTAACGCCTCGAGCTCGGAAGACCTCAGAGGAGAGTGATGCCCAGCGATGGCCCAGTGACGCCCAGCGATGGCCCAGCGAGGGCCACCGGGGGCCCAATGAGAGTCACCGGGGGCCCAGCGAGGGCCACCGGGGGCCCAATGAGAGTCACCGGGGGCCCAGCGAGGGCCACCGCCGGGGGCCCAATGAGAGTCACCGGGGGCCCAGTGAGGGCCACCGCCGTGGGCCCGGTGAGGGCCAACGAGGGCAGAGCGACGGGCACAGGGAGCCAGATGACAGCCCCCAAGGAGGTCCCAGTGAAGGCCAGCGGCGGCCGAACAGCGAGCACAGCCCCCAGAGGAAGATGGGGTCAGGACGAATGAGTCGGGGAGGTCAGAGAGGGGGGTGCCAGGAGAGGAGAGAATGGGAGCCCAGGACACCCAGAGAGGGAGAACCTGGGGAGGCGGGAGGACCGGGAcgcagaggaggagggaggagaggaagaggaggaggagaaggaagggggagggggggaggagaaggaacaCCAGGTGGGACACCAGGTGGGACACCAGGTGGGACACCAGGTGGCCCAGACAGGAAATCCAAG GAGTGGGAAGAGAAGAGGAGACAGAACATTGAGAAGATGAACGAAGAAATGGAGAAAATAGCAGAATATGAGAGAGGACAGCAG GCGGATGGAGACAAGCCGCTCCGTAACTTCCTGGATGACCCGAGACGTTCAGGCCCAGTGCCAGACATAGACCGCAAGGATGGCAGCCGGAGACATGTGCGGAACTGGGGGGGGCTGGACTTTGATAACGTCAAGACAGGAGGCGAGATGGAGAAAGAGTGGACT AGTCGGAGGCCCGGTCCCAAAGACTCTACGGACATGACCATGTCTATGACCGGCCGGGAGAGAGCCGAGTACGTCCGCTGGAAGAAGGAGCGCGAGGAGATTGACGAAGAGAGACTCGCACGGCATCGTAACGCCACGGGCCAGTGGAAACGGGAGTGGGACGCACAGAAGACAGAGAACAT GTTTAAGGAAGACCCATATGTAACCTCAGAGAGCAGCACAACCGAGCAGGGCAGCAGGAGAg ACGACAGTAAGCGGCCTCCTCAAACTCCAACGTTTGGTGACTTCACGTCTCAGGGCCGGACCCCGGGGCCACGGGGGGACCGCGGCAGAGGGAAGGGCCGAGgacagagggccagctacag CATGCATGACAACCGCTGGGAGGGAGacaaagaagaagaggaggagaaagagaaggaaGACAAGACGAAGAGAGAGCAGAGGGCTAAAAAGAACGAGAAGGAGGCAGAAAAATCCAAATCTCCTCCAACACAGAAG GTGGAGGTGAAGGACGGAGACGGAGAAGACGACGATGAAGAGTGGGAGGATGCCAGTGGTGGAGAAGATGACGAAGGCAGCGACTCAGAACAGGACTCCAGAGGCGATGAGAAGAAAGACGTCGGGAGAGAGAAACAAACCAAGAGCAAAGACAACTCCCCCAAGCCTCGCTCACGACCAACATCAGCAGGAAGCCCCAAAGAGCAGCGCCCCCCCAGGCCGAAGGTCCACATCCCCCCACCAACAGTTCAGGAGTCCCCGGAGGGAGGAAAGCCCCTCAGCCCCTTCCTCCCTCTGGAGAGCCACCAGCCTGTTTCAGACTGGGGGGAGGAGATGGAGATGCTGTCGCCCCGGAGCAGCATGGGAGGCGAGAGCCCCCTGAAACCCCCTAGCGTGGAGGCCAGCCCACCCCAGAAGAAGGAGCTGGAGAAGGAGCTGGagaaggagctggaggaggagctggagaaggagctggagaaggagaaggagctggaggaggagcaggagggacAGACTGAACGTGCTGAGCCACAGCAGGAGGAGAACACAG CCCTAGATATCTCCTCTCCTTCAGAAAAGTCTGTCATAGTGTCAGAACCAGACTCCGACCCCACAGAATCCCCCGCTGCACTGCCATCTGACCCCGCCCCCTCTCAGGTCCATGAGGTTGCAGAGACGGTGCTCGAGGAAACCCCTGCTGCTCTAACAAAAG CTGAGAAACTGGACTCCCCTCCAGCCGCCCTGCAGGCTGAGCAGAGCTCCTCTGGATCACCTGGAGAGAAAGATGAGGACACGACGCCCGCTGGGAGGGAAGACGCTCCTGCAGCAGAGACAGAGGAGTCCTCCCAGCAGACGCCCTCAG